The following proteins come from a genomic window of Aricia agestis chromosome 19, ilAriAges1.1, whole genome shotgun sequence:
- the LOC121736680 gene encoding facilitated trehalose transporter Tret1-like — MSEKGYMEPGMEEMKKSENAVLQFMRQLLAVSGVVLYMIGTGANIAYPGVLLEQLRQSDSVLRLTPDHESWIASILGLALISGIVVAPFCLQKFGRRLTNQLSTLPALAGWGLLIAARAPTALLISRSLQGFGMGIQAACAPVSIAEYSAPKHRGAFLATIAFSFATGMLLAHTFGTLLYWRSAAVACASFYLVSLILISLSPETPPYLASVGKYNECCKSFRWLRGYTEESEKELSVLLDSQKNKAVTVTKESRLKMIASIFKKPEFYKPTIIMMFMFILFQISGMTVVPSYTVPMMDEVTDKAIEPYTSMLMVDVVRFVTAVIGCGVVNRLNRRTVLFIGVYVSVTSLFCAALLLYLRDFGYIPEEYKWVPAIPTLTYIFGKTLGILTIPWAIAGEIFPLQYRSLGSGISGMFLSIMFFVVVKTAPTSFRQIGVKGTFCVYGLCIAICGAFLFFLLPETKGKTLYEIECHFKGINETSDVSDPCEKDKMLELKKVEEG; from the exons ATGTCTGAGAAAGGGTACATGGAACCTGGGATGGAGGAGATGAAGAAATCAGAGAATGCTGTCCTTCAGTTTATGAGACAG TTGCTTGCCGTGAGCGGAGTGGTTCTGTACATGATCGGCACAGGCGCCAACATAGCGTACCCTGGGGTCCTGTTGGAGCAGCTGCGGCAGTCTGACTCCGTGCTGCGTCTGACACCTGACCATGAGTCATGGATAG CGTCAATCCTGGGTCTGGCGTTGATCTCCGGGATCGTGGTGGCACCGTTCTGCCTGCAGAAGTTCGGGAGAAGGCTGACCAACCAGCTAAGCACGCTGCCGGCGCTGGCAGGCTGGGGGTTGCTGATTGCTGCTAGAGCGCCCACGGCGCTGCTCATCAGCAGATCACTACAG ggtttcggAATGGGAATCCAAGCTGCATGCGCACCAGTCTCCATAGCCGAATACTCCGCTCCAAAACATCGTGGAGCCTTTCTGGCCACTATTGCGTTCTCATTCGCAACCGGAATGCTCCTAGCTCACACCTTCGGAACCCTCCTCTATTGGAGATCGGCAGCCGTAGCCTGCGCGAGCTTCTACCTCGTCTCCCTCATATTGATATCATTGTCACCAGAAACCCCGCCATATCTGGCGTCAGTGGGAAAATACAACGAATGTTGCAAATCTTTCCGCTGGCTCAGAGGGTATACAGAGGAATCCGAGAAGGAACTCAGTGTGCTGCTGGACAGTCAGAAGAACAAAGCTGTGACGGTAACAAAGGAGTCAAGACTGAAGATGATAGcaagtatatttaaaaagccGGAGTTTTACAAGCCGACGATCATTATGATGTTTATGTTTATACTCTTTCAAATTTCCGGAATGACGGTTGTACCTTCCTACACTGTTCCAATGATGGATGAAGTCACGGATAAGGCTATTGAGCCGTACACAAGCATGCTTATGGTCGATGTGGTGCGATTCGTGACAGCCGTCATTGGGTGTGGAGTTGTGAATAGACTAAACAGAAGGACGGTACTTTTCATTGGAGTATACGTCAGTGTTACTTCACTGTTTTGTGCGGCCCTACTATTGTACCTTCGAGACTTCGGGTACATACCAGAGGAGTACAAGTGGGTTCCGGCGATACCGACCTTGACGTACATTTTCGGCAAAACTCTTGGAATCCTGACGATTCCTTGGGCCATCGCAGGCGAAATATTTCCTCTGCAGTACAGATCGTTAGGAAGCGGCATTTCTGGAATGTTCCTATCGATTATGTTCTTTGTGGTTGTAAAGACTGCTCCGACATCATTCAGACAGATTGGAGTGAAAGGAACGTTTTGTGTTTATGGATTGTGCATTGCGATTTGTGGCGCTTTCTTATTTTTCCTTCTGCCTGAGACGAAGGGTAAGACGTTGTATGAAATAGAGTGTCACTTTAAGGGCATTAATGAGACTTCCGATGTGTCTGATCCCTGTGAGAAGGATAAAATGCTGGAACTGAAGAAGGTGGAAGAGGGATGA